From a region of the bacterium genome:
- a CDS encoding cold-shock protein produces MAQGTVKWFKNDKGYGFISQDGGEDVFVHFSSIQTDGFKTLNEGDRVEFEVTQGQKGLKAENVRKI; encoded by the coding sequence ATGGCACAAGGCACTGTGAAGTGGTTCAAGAACGATAAAGGCTACGGCTTCATCTCGCAGGATGGCGGAGAGGATGTTTTCGTGCACTTCTCCTCGATCCAGACCGACGGATTCAAGACCCTCAACGAGGGCGACCGCGTTGAGTTCGAGGTCACCCAAGGACAGAAGGGCCTGAAGGCCGAGAACGTTCGCAAGATCTAG
- a CDS encoding DCC1-like thiol-disulfide oxidoreductase family protein, protein MRNQWTGGQYSLFRALLGLFMALHFLRLIPWGTELFSSQGALALAAQSHAFSFFPNPLAYWNSPGFIGLFLASGVLAGICLAIGLWDRWAAVFLWLIGACLLDRNPLILNPHLPYLGWLLLAHACLPRAPYGSWEARRLSDRGASWSFPSALYGAAWLVVSWTYSYSGYRKAFTHSWTDGTALSWILQHPMARDNSAAHLLAALPAPLLAALGFGVLLLEFLNGPLALFRVLRPWVWAAVTWMHLVILAVLDFPELTLGMLVVQGFLFDPGWIKPRKVEGTPVLFYDGACGLCHRTVVFILAEDRQQPAFRFAPLQGKAFKRMVPAKVRAGLPDSLVVRTPGGILLTRSDAVLFLLETMGGLWRLMAWKGRLVPRAWRDRAYDVVARVRSRLFKKPKDLCPLGPKAWAARFEA, encoded by the coding sequence TTGAGGAACCAATGGACCGGCGGACAATACAGCCTCTTCCGCGCCCTGCTGGGCCTCTTCATGGCCCTTCACTTCCTAAGGCTCATCCCTTGGGGGACGGAGCTCTTTTCAAGCCAAGGCGCCCTGGCCCTCGCCGCTCAAAGCCATGCCTTTTCTTTCTTTCCGAACCCGCTCGCCTATTGGAACAGCCCGGGGTTCATCGGCCTCTTCCTGGCATCCGGAGTCTTGGCCGGGATTTGCCTGGCCATCGGGCTTTGGGACCGTTGGGCCGCGGTCTTCCTTTGGCTCATCGGCGCCTGCCTGCTGGACCGCAACCCGCTCATCCTCAATCCCCACCTCCCCTACCTCGGATGGCTCCTCTTGGCCCACGCCTGCCTGCCCCGGGCGCCTTATGGTTCCTGGGAAGCCCGGCGCCTGTCCGACCGGGGCGCCTCTTGGAGCTTTCCATCCGCCCTTTATGGCGCGGCCTGGCTGGTGGTCTCCTGGACCTATTCCTACAGCGGTTACCGGAAGGCCTTCACCCATTCCTGGACCGACGGCACGGCCCTGTCCTGGATCCTTCAACATCCCATGGCCCGGGACAATTCCGCGGCGCATCTCTTGGCCGCCCTGCCCGCCCCGCTCCTGGCGGCCTTAGGCTTCGGCGTGTTGCTGCTGGAATTCCTGAACGGTCCCCTGGCCTTGTTCCGGGTCCTCAGGCCCTGGGTTTGGGCCGCCGTCACCTGGATGCACCTGGTGATCCTGGCGGTCTTGGACTTCCCCGAACTGACCTTGGGGATGCTGGTCGTGCAAGGCTTCCTCTTCGACCCAGGATGGATCAAGCCCCGGAAGGTCGAGGGGACGCCGGTCCTCTTTTATGACGGAGCCTGCGGGCTTTGCCACCGGACGGTGGTGTTCATCCTGGCGGAGGACCGGCAACAACCGGCCTTCCGATTCGCGCCGCTCCAGGGGAAGGCATTTAAAAGAATGGTCCCGGCCAAGGTCCGCGCCGGGCTTCCCGACAGCCTGGTGGTCCGGACCCCCGGTGGGATCCTGTTGACCCGTTCCGACGCGGTGCTCTTTCTATTGGAAACAATGGGAGGGCTGTGGCGCCTGATGGCCTGGAAAGGGCGGCTGGTCCCTCGGGCCTGGAGGGACCGAGCCTATGACGTCGTGGCGAGGGTCCGGAGCCGGCTGTTCAAGAAGCCCAAGGACCTTTGCCCCTTGGGGCCCAAGGCCTGGGCCGCCCGCTTCGAGGCCTAA
- a CDS encoding transposase, whose amino-acid sequence MPRPRRIHYEGAVYHVTSRGNERRRIFLDDKDRWVFLRLLEEVIREEGVLCHAWVLMDNHYHLLLETPGSNLSRAMWHLNGLYTQRFNKRHERVGHLFQGRFKAIVVEKETYLQELCRYVVLNPVRARMVKAPGDWKWSSYRATAGLDRKENWLEIDWILSRFGRGREQAQRAYRKFVAEGVGQKVSPWEELRSRVYLGSEVFLDHVQDRGKEQRGPDIPKYQRSVVRQSPQKVLAKVGAEFGLDPAGILRRGSRKSEGRAAAIYLLRQESGLSLREIGIQMGVGFSAVGNQWARVKRRMEQDPGFARRVLKCKM is encoded by the coding sequence ATGCCCCGCCCCCGACGTATCCATTATGAAGGCGCCGTTTATCATGTGACCTCCCGCGGCAACGAGCGGCGAAGGATCTTTTTGGACGACAAGGACCGTTGGGTTTTCCTCCGCCTTTTGGAGGAGGTGATCCGGGAGGAAGGGGTCCTCTGTCATGCCTGGGTCCTGATGGACAACCACTATCACCTCCTGCTGGAGACGCCGGGGTCCAACCTTTCCCGGGCCATGTGGCACCTCAATGGTCTCTATACCCAGCGGTTCAATAAACGTCATGAACGGGTCGGGCATCTCTTCCAGGGGCGCTTCAAGGCGATCGTGGTCGAGAAGGAAACCTACCTCCAGGAACTCTGCCGCTATGTGGTCCTGAACCCGGTGCGGGCCCGTATGGTGAAGGCCCCGGGCGATTGGAAGTGGAGCAGTTACCGGGCAACGGCGGGCTTGGACCGAAAGGAAAATTGGCTGGAAATCGATTGGATCCTGTCCCGGTTCGGCCGCGGGCGGGAACAGGCCCAAAGGGCCTATCGAAAGTTCGTGGCGGAGGGGGTCGGTCAAAAGGTGTCCCCGTGGGAGGAACTGCGTTCGAGGGTCTATTTGGGCAGCGAAGTTTTTTTGGACCATGTCCAAGACAGGGGAAAGGAACAACGGGGCCCGGATATCCCGAAGTACCAAAGGTCGGTGGTGCGCCAGTCCCCCCAAAAGGTGTTGGCGAAGGTGGGCGCGGAATTTGGATTGGACCCGGCCGGGATCCTTCGCCGGGGTTCCCGCAAGAGCGAAGGGCGGGCGGCGGCGATCTATCTGCTGCGGCAAGAGTCGGGGTTGAGTTTGCGCGAGATCGGGATTCAAATGGGGGTCGGTTTCTCGGCGGTGGGGAACCAATGGGCCAGGGTCAAGCGGCGGATGGAACAGGACCCCGGCTTCGCCCGCCGGGTGCTAAAGTGTAAAATGTAG